A segment of the Streptomyces pactum genome:
CGCGCGCGTCTTCGGCAGCACGATCCTGCCCGGCGCCGTCATCGAGCCCGGCGCCGTGATCACCGACTCCCTCGTCGGCACCCGCGCCCGCGTCGGCACCCGCACGGTTCTCACCGACACGGTCATCGGCGACGGCGCCGTCATCGGCGCCGACAACGAACTCCGCTCCGGCGCCCGAATCTGGTGCGACGCCCACATCCCCCCGGCAGCCCTCCGCTTCTCATCCGACACGTAACCCACCTCACGCAGCCGCGAACCACCCCACGCACCGCGCGCCGCCCCGCGTAACCGCGAACAGCCGTGTGCCGCCCCGCGCAGTCGCGAACAGCCGTGTGCCGGCCCCGCCTGCGCGCAGCCGCGTGTCGCCCCGCGCAGCCGCGCGCGGTGACGTGCCGCCCCAGCCGCGAGCAGCCGTGCCAGCCGCAGCGGCGGGCAGTCGTGCCGCTGGGGCGGCACGGGTGGGCGCATCGGCACGTGGCGGTGCCGGTCCGCGTTCCCGCCTTGGTCCGCATGCCCGGCGGGCGCGTGGCGGTGCTGGTCTGCGAGACCGGTTCCGTCTCGCCGGGCGCGTGGCAGCGCCGGTCCGCGTTCCCGCCTTGGTCCGCATGCCCGGCGGGCGCGTGGCGGTGCTGGTCTGCGAGACCGGTTCCGTCTCGCCGGGCGCGTGGCAGCGCCGGTCCGCGTTCCCGCCTTGGTCCGCATGCCCGCCGGACGTGTGGCGGTGCCGGTCTGCGACACCGGTTCCGTCTCGCCGGGCGCGTGGCGGTGCCGGCCGGGTCCGCCGCCTCATCCCGCCGGGCACCCGGCCGCGCCCGTCCACGTCAGCCACCCCGATCCGCCGGACACCCGGCCGCGCCGCCCCGTCCGCCCGCCGGACAACCCGTCAGCCCCGGCCCCTCAAATCCGCTCGATCCCCCGCGGAGCCATCCGCGGCGCCCGCCGCCCCGGCACCCGCCCGCTCAGCAGCACCAGCCGAGCCGCTCGATGCCGCTGCCCGGCATACGGCTCCAACAGCCGCAGCATGACGGAGTCATCCGCATCCCGGTCCCCGCCCAGCGCGAACCCCACGATCCCCGGCAGATGCAGATCCCCCACCGTCACCGCATCCGGCGCTCCGTGACTGCGCTGCACGGTCTCCGCGGACGTCCACGGCCCGATCCCGGACACGACCTCCAGCCGCTCCTGCGCCGCCGCCGGCTCCATCCCGGCCGACTCCTCCAGCCGCGCCGCGACCCGTACGGCCCGCAGAATCGTGGACGCCCGCTTGTTGTCCACCCCGGCCAGGTGCCAGTCCCAGGACGGGATCAGCGCCCACGTCCGCGCCGACGGCATGACGCACATCCGCCCGGGCGCGGGTCCCGGCGCAGGTTCCCCGTACTTCCGTACGAGCAGCCGCCACGCCTGGTACGCCTCCAGCGTCGTGACCTTCTGCTCCAGGACCGACGGAATCAGTGACTCCAGCACCAGCCCGGTCCGCGTCAGCCGCAGCCCCGGCCGCCGGTGCGCCGTGAACGCCAGCAGCCGGTGCCGCGGCACGAACGCGGACGGGTCGTCGTCGGCGCCCAGCATCCGCGGCAACCGCTCCAGCAGCCAGTCCGCCCCCGGCCCCCAGGCCTCGCCCCGCACCTCACCGCCGCGCGCGGTGACGCGCAGCGTGCCCGGCCCGGCGGGCGTCCGGCTGGCCCGCCACACCGACCCGTCCGGCATCGTCCGGAACGTCGGGTC
Coding sequences within it:
- a CDS encoding DNA-3-methyladenine glycosylase family protein, with the protein product MAGRFAPRIPRTSVRGGELTGSAGGVPRQAAAPGKVRVWVPDGPLDLGLVLGPLRRGPGDPTFRTMPDGSVWRASRTPAGPGTLRVTARGGEVRGEAWGPGADWLLERLPRMLGADDDPSAFVPRHRLLAFTAHRRPGLRLTRTGLVLESLIPSVLEQKVTTLEAYQAWRLLVRKYGEPAPGPAPGRMCVMPSARTWALIPSWDWHLAGVDNKRASTILRAVRVAARLEESAGMEPAAAQERLEVVSGIGPWTSAETVQRSHGAPDAVTVGDLHLPGIVGFALGGDRDADDSVMLRLLEPYAGQRHRAARLVLLSGRVPGRRAPRMAPRGIERI